In Archangium violaceum, the following are encoded in one genomic region:
- the mltG gene encoding endolytic transglycosylase MltG — protein sequence MKRILLVLLVLVVLAAGGVAGTFFWAESQVKQAAAPPGAPTVEFTVSKGVTGRGLGPQLASQGLIRDARLWRWHLFRRGSFAPKAGRHAVSPSMTMAEIATALEGNPIPDDVPFVIVEGWRLRDTDAALVTAGLIKPGAYIAAASQPARFTAPFTLPRATLEGYLYPETYRVVPGAFKVEELIQRQLDTFTERFYAPQKAAIERSGRSLHEVVVMASMLEREEPVPAQRPLVAGILWKRVDKGFPLGVDATSRYELAEWNDRLAFLQRLRDTSDPWNSRHRKGLPPGPIGAPSVESLQAALAPKPSEFWYYLHDAERRLHPSRNAEEHEALRRKYNVY from the coding sequence ATGAAGCGCATTCTTCTCGTCCTCCTGGTCCTCGTCGTCCTCGCCGCGGGCGGGGTCGCCGGCACCTTCTTCTGGGCGGAGAGCCAGGTGAAGCAGGCCGCGGCTCCGCCGGGCGCCCCCACCGTGGAGTTCACCGTGTCCAAGGGAGTCACCGGACGCGGCCTGGGCCCCCAGCTCGCGTCACAGGGCCTGATTCGCGATGCCCGGCTCTGGCGCTGGCACCTCTTCCGCCGCGGCTCGTTCGCCCCCAAGGCGGGTCGTCACGCGGTGAGCCCGTCGATGACGATGGCGGAGATCGCCACCGCGCTCGAGGGCAACCCCATCCCCGATGACGTCCCCTTCGTCATCGTCGAGGGCTGGCGTCTGCGCGACACCGACGCGGCCCTGGTCACGGCGGGCCTCATCAAGCCCGGCGCCTACATCGCCGCCGCCAGCCAGCCCGCGCGTTTCACCGCGCCCTTCACCCTGCCCCGGGCCACGCTCGAGGGCTACCTCTACCCGGAGACCTACCGGGTGGTGCCCGGCGCCTTCAAGGTGGAGGAGCTCATCCAGCGCCAGCTGGACACCTTCACCGAGCGCTTCTACGCCCCCCAGAAGGCGGCCATCGAGCGCAGCGGGCGCAGCCTCCACGAGGTGGTGGTGATGGCCTCGATGCTGGAGCGCGAGGAGCCCGTGCCGGCCCAGCGTCCGCTGGTGGCGGGCATCCTCTGGAAGCGCGTGGACAAGGGCTTCCCCCTGGGGGTGGACGCGACCTCCCGCTACGAGCTGGCCGAGTGGAACGACCGCCTGGCGTTCCTCCAGCGCCTGCGCGACACCTCGGACCCGTGGAACTCGCGCCACCGCAAGGGGCTGCCGCCGGGTCCCATCGGCGCCCCCTCGGTGGAGTCGCTCCAGGCCGCGCTCGCGCCCAAGCCGAGCGAGTTCTGGTACTACCTCCACGACGCCGAGCGGCGCCTGCACCCCTCGCGCAACGCCGAGGAGCACGAGGCGCTTCGCCGCAAGTACAACGTGTACTGA
- a CDS encoding SDR family NAD(P)-dependent oxidoreductase: MGMLKDKVVLVTGASSGIGWATAIALAAEGARVVASARREARGRELVALIQERGGEATWVCADMQVERDIEALVQAAVSKYGRIDAAFNNAGSGMMKPLAEMTNEDYELLMNINLRGTFWCVKHQINAMLATGGGSIVNCASVGAARALPGLSVYSATKAGIAALSRGAAIDYAQKGIRVNSVSPGVIESEMATDGWRLNEPQGRAFAASLHPMNRVGTPDEVASLVVFLCGDKSSFITGEDFAVDGGLCASGMSAGMLSRAS; the protein is encoded by the coding sequence ATGGGCATGCTGAAGGACAAGGTGGTTCTGGTGACGGGGGCGAGCTCGGGCATTGGCTGGGCCACGGCCATCGCGCTCGCGGCGGAGGGCGCCCGGGTCGTCGCGAGCGCGCGGCGCGAGGCCAGGGGCCGTGAGCTCGTCGCGCTCATCCAGGAGCGCGGCGGAGAGGCCACCTGGGTCTGCGCCGACATGCAGGTCGAGCGGGACATCGAGGCGCTCGTCCAGGCGGCCGTCTCGAAGTACGGCCGCATCGACGCCGCCTTCAACAACGCCGGGAGCGGCATGATGAAGCCGCTCGCCGAGATGACCAACGAGGACTACGAGCTCCTCATGAACATCAACCTGCGCGGCACGTTCTGGTGCGTGAAGCATCAGATCAACGCGATGCTCGCGACGGGGGGCGGGTCCATCGTCAACTGCGCCTCCGTGGGGGCGGCGCGGGCCCTGCCGGGGCTCTCCGTCTACAGCGCCACCAAGGCGGGCATCGCCGCGCTCTCGCGTGGCGCGGCGATCGACTACGCGCAGAAGGGCATCCGGGTGAACTCGGTGAGCCCCGGGGTCATCGAGTCGGAGATGGCCACCGACGGCTGGCGCCTGAATGAGCCTCAGGGCCGCGCCTTCGCCGCCTCGCTCCACCCGATGAACCGCGTGGGGACTCCCGACGAGGTGGCCTCGCTCGTCGTCTTCCTGTGCGGCGACAAGTCCTCGTTCATCACCGGCGAGGACTTCGCGGTCGACGGCGGCCTGTGCGCGTCGGGAATGTCAGCCGGCATGCTGTCGCGTGCGAGCTGA
- a CDS encoding chondroitinase-B domain-containing protein, producing the protein MAHRKLVIGSSLLLTLAPSLGFAADEKFSIPGTSVTASSDDGNLPAYTVDGDLTTRWSAEGDGQWIRFDLGANKKVAYVKIAFLNGASRTFTFDIQTSTDGTTFSTVRSNVTSSLTGSLQTFDFTDVASARYVRLVGYGNTSNAWNSYLEVEIHGSAAEAPGNVVNVATAAQLITALANATAGTTIVLANGTYTKSGAFSIQNKNGTASNPITLKAANRGQAIISGDASISVSGSSYVVIEGLKFTNTGASAIVLDGSNNVRVTRNTFDLTENGTEVKWLMLKGSGSHHNRIDHNDFGGKSDPGPVIAMDGNYSTQMTQYDVIEYNYFHDIGPRLANGLETLRMGLSAVSMLDAYATVQYNLFERCDGDPEFISIKSGHNTIRYNTVLNSQGQLTARHGNYNSIYGNFILGDGTKTGVGGIRIYGTDHKVYNNYLEKLTDDALLIDGGDFDGGPNSSSYTSTDLSKHWKVYRAEVVNNTVVNSTTGLVIGKKYTYAPVDSKVANNLIRNTTGTLYNETKTSNTLFQGNIGYGATLNNRSRTSSELRNVNPSLTTSNGLQKLSSTSPAINTAVGTYAYVAEDVDGQIRSTNDVGADEYSTAAIANAPLSLADVGPNAP; encoded by the coding sequence ATGGCACATCGGAAGCTTGTGATTGGCTCGAGCCTGCTCCTGACACTGGCTCCTTCCCTGGGATTCGCGGCGGATGAGAAGTTCTCCATCCCGGGAACCTCCGTCACCGCGAGCTCGGATGACGGCAACCTCCCGGCCTATACCGTCGACGGGGATTTGACCACCCGCTGGTCGGCGGAGGGTGATGGGCAGTGGATCCGGTTCGACCTGGGCGCCAACAAGAAGGTGGCCTATGTGAAGATCGCCTTCCTGAACGGCGCATCCCGGACGTTCACCTTCGACATCCAGACCTCCACGGATGGCACCACGTTCTCCACGGTGCGCTCGAACGTGACGAGCAGCCTGACGGGTAGCCTTCAGACCTTCGACTTCACGGATGTGGCGTCCGCGCGCTACGTGAGGCTCGTGGGGTATGGCAATACCTCCAATGCCTGGAACAGCTACCTCGAAGTGGAGATCCACGGCAGCGCCGCGGAGGCGCCGGGCAACGTCGTGAACGTTGCCACCGCCGCCCAGCTCATCACGGCCCTCGCCAACGCGACCGCGGGCACGACCATCGTCCTGGCGAACGGCACCTACACGAAGAGCGGTGCCTTCAGCATCCAGAACAAGAATGGGACCGCCTCCAATCCCATCACACTCAAGGCCGCGAACCGGGGCCAGGCCATCATCTCCGGCGACGCCTCCATCAGCGTGTCCGGCTCCTCCTACGTCGTCATCGAGGGCCTGAAGTTCACCAACACCGGCGCGAGCGCCATCGTGCTCGACGGCTCCAACAACGTCCGGGTCACCCGGAACACCTTCGACCTGACCGAGAACGGTACCGAGGTGAAGTGGTTGATGCTCAAGGGGAGCGGAAGCCATCACAACCGGATCGACCACAACGACTTCGGAGGAAAGAGCGACCCGGGTCCGGTCATCGCCATGGATGGCAACTATTCCACCCAGATGACCCAGTATGATGTGATTGAGTACAACTATTTCCACGACATCGGACCGCGCCTCGCCAACGGGCTGGAGACCCTCCGCATGGGCCTGTCCGCCGTGTCGATGCTCGATGCCTACGCCACCGTGCAGTACAACCTGTTCGAGCGCTGCGACGGGGACCCGGAGTTCATCTCGATCAAGAGCGGCCACAACACGATCCGTTACAACACGGTCCTCAACTCGCAGGGACAGCTCACCGCGCGCCACGGCAACTACAACAGCATCTACGGCAACTTCATCCTGGGTGACGGTACCAAGACCGGCGTGGGAGGCATCCGCATCTACGGAACCGACCACAAGGTCTACAACAACTACCTGGAGAAGCTGACCGACGATGCGCTCCTCATCGACGGGGGCGACTTCGACGGTGGGCCGAACTCCAGCAGCTACACCAGCACGGATCTGAGCAAGCACTGGAAGGTCTACCGGGCCGAGGTCGTGAACAACACGGTCGTCAACAGCACCACGGGGCTCGTCATCGGGAAGAAATACACGTACGCGCCGGTGGACTCGAAGGTCGCCAACAATCTCATCCGGAACACGACGGGCACGCTCTACAACGAGACCAAGACGAGCAACACGCTCTTCCAGGGCAACATCGGGTACGGCGCCACCCTGAACAACAGGTCGCGGACGAGCAGTGAGCTCCGCAACGTGAATCCGTCACTGACCACGAGCAACGGCCTGCAGAAGCTGTCCTCCACGAGCCCCGCCATCAACACGGCCGTGGGCACGTACGCCTATGTCGCGGAAGACGTGGATGGGCAGATCCGCTCCACCAACGATGTCGGCGCGGATGAGTACTCCACCGCCGCCATCGCCAACGCGCCGCTGTCTTTGGCGGACGTTGGCCCGAACGCACCGTGA
- a CDS encoding type IV pilus twitching motility protein PilT produces the protein MGLESFIRLAREQGASDIHLEGEMPLALRVRGALRLVGEPVSSSVLTAMARDIIGDAGWPDFIERCSYDVSRTVMGQRCRINILRSARGVGFAIRLLASAQATLRKLNLHPDLRRFVEPAHGLLLVSGPTGSGKTSTLAALLQEINLSEARHIITVESPIEYALVPRLSFIRQREVGRDTPSFEQALIDALREDPDVLMVGEMREPEVMRLTLSAAETGHLVLATVHSASAAEALQRVVLAFPPEVQGAVCAQLADCLVGVVCQRLRYRPDLGIRVPECEVLPGSTPVKSLVRQGHFFKLPSAIETGAADGSWTFTRYAEWLERKTDWHQPSTAEEAPAEPHSEPAPRLRAPPPARPTEPLSRPPPPPRPKRVAREDARPAPSSSEEGVFVLDEEAQDDLSALVRELERGGSGSRGGSGSKE, from the coding sequence GTGGGATTGGAATCCTTCATCCGGCTCGCCCGGGAACAGGGGGCGAGCGACATCCACCTCGAGGGGGAGATGCCCCTGGCGCTCCGGGTGCGAGGTGCGCTGCGGCTCGTCGGCGAGCCGGTGTCGTCCTCCGTGCTCACCGCCATGGCCCGCGACATCATCGGTGACGCCGGCTGGCCCGACTTCATCGAGCGCTGCTCGTATGACGTCTCGCGCACGGTGATGGGGCAGCGCTGCCGCATCAACATCCTGCGCAGCGCGCGCGGCGTGGGCTTCGCCATCCGCTTGCTGGCTTCCGCCCAGGCCACGCTGAGGAAGCTCAACCTCCACCCCGACCTGCGCCGCTTCGTCGAGCCGGCCCATGGCCTGCTCCTGGTGAGTGGACCCACCGGCTCGGGCAAGACGTCCACGCTCGCGGCGCTGCTGCAGGAGATCAACCTGAGCGAGGCCCGCCACATCATCACGGTGGAGAGCCCCATCGAGTACGCGCTGGTGCCGCGCCTGTCCTTCATCCGCCAGCGCGAGGTGGGCAGGGACACGCCCTCCTTCGAGCAGGCGCTCATCGACGCGCTCCGGGAGGATCCGGATGTCCTCATGGTGGGGGAGATGCGCGAGCCGGAGGTGATGCGCCTGACGCTGAGCGCGGCGGAGACGGGGCACCTCGTGCTCGCGACCGTGCACTCGGCGAGCGCCGCCGAGGCCCTCCAGCGCGTGGTGTTGGCCTTCCCTCCGGAGGTGCAGGGCGCGGTGTGCGCCCAGCTCGCGGATTGCCTCGTCGGAGTGGTGTGTCAGCGGCTGCGCTACCGGCCGGACCTCGGCATCCGCGTGCCCGAGTGCGAGGTGCTCCCGGGCAGCACCCCGGTGAAGAGCCTCGTGCGCCAGGGGCACTTCTTCAAGCTCCCCTCCGCCATCGAGACGGGCGCAGCGGACGGCTCCTGGACGTTCACCCGCTACGCGGAGTGGCTGGAGCGGAAGACGGACTGGCACCAGCCCTCCACCGCCGAGGAAGCCCCGGCCGAGCCGCATTCCGAGCCGGCTCCGCGGCTTCGCGCTCCGCCGCCGGCCCGGCCCACCGAGCCCCTCTCCCGCCCGCCGCCTCCGCCCAGGCCGAAGCGCGTCGCGCGGGAGGACGCGCGGCCCGCGCCTTCCTCCTCCGAGGAGGGTGTCTTCGTCCTCGACGAGGAGGCGCAGGACGATCTGTCGGCGCTCGTCCGCGAGCTGGAGCGGGGTGGCTCCGGCTCCCGAGGTGGTTCCGGCTCCAAGGAGTAG
- a CDS encoding DUF2267 domain-containing protein → MTHDELLSHVAEHAGLPGLEAAERTVRAVLEVIGERLAWPVVQSLAEDLPEPLAAGLRGVTPHQVFNLAELHARVASRLEVRLGLAMEYTGVVCQFLAETLSPGTLHQLREALPEPMSALFTPREPGEPFEYVHLDPGRRTLAEGRPGSQHPVSEFHADTAHTHSVAREDNPHEDTKLSSSSGLTQEREQETLAAGHPGPNHS, encoded by the coding sequence ATGACGCACGACGAACTCTTGTCCCATGTTGCCGAACACGCCGGGCTCCCTGGCCTGGAAGCGGCGGAGCGGACCGTTCGCGCGGTACTCGAGGTCATCGGTGAGCGCCTGGCCTGGCCCGTCGTCCAGTCCCTGGCGGAGGATCTCCCGGAGCCGCTAGCCGCGGGCTTGCGCGGCGTAACCCCCCATCAGGTCTTCAACCTCGCGGAACTCCATGCGCGCGTCGCGAGCCGGCTCGAGGTGCGACTCGGACTCGCCATGGAGTACACCGGCGTCGTCTGTCAGTTCCTCGCGGAGACCCTGTCTCCCGGGACGCTGCACCAGCTCCGTGAGGCACTGCCCGAGCCGATGAGCGCCCTCTTCACTCCTCGTGAGCCTGGCGAGCCCTTCGAGTACGTCCACCTCGACCCTGGCCGCCGCACACTCGCCGAGGGCCGGCCGGGGAGCCAGCACCCCGTGTCCGAGTTCCATGCCGACACGGCGCACACGCACTCCGTGGCTCGGGAGGACAACCCGCACGAGGACACGAAGCTCTCCAGTTCCAGCGGGCTCACCCAGGAGCGGGAGCAGGAGACGCTCGCGGCCGGACACCCGGGCCCGAATCATTCCTGA